One Gimesia aquarii DNA segment encodes these proteins:
- the pheT gene encoding phenylalanine--tRNA ligase subunit beta: MQINTGWLRDYLTEDCKESELLDAFMTVGLEIEEEHDLSHALEPIRIGFIREKQPLDEAGNYFECQVEIEKGKLITIVCATAHPVEVGWGVPVAVAGTKLPTGALISEGKFKGVRSEGMICLDGELGMIAKSDGLQVFQDEATLGESLPAVSPFQESLVEVAVLPNRPDCLGMIGIAREVAAVLDMKLKYPSERVISPAENQTESVAVEIADETLCSRYTCQVFDNVQIRTSPHWMQSRLQTAGLRPINNVVDITNFVMLEWGQPLHAFDFDSLKGNRIEVRRIRKTEKLKLLDEAEVDGTHQPLVIADAEKPIALAGIMGGWDSQTTTESKRILLEAACFDPVCIRTSSRKLRISTDSSYRFERGTDPNGMLSGAFNRAAQLLQDSELSNAKPASNVTDCYPTEREQTKFTLDSGRLSKILGAEISDDQIKECLSKLEMTHDSDLTISVPTWRVDVNNEVVLAEDVARMLRYDSIDMKPMIATTTKGRISETDNLRTSIATFLNSNGFLECRTPPLTTEKLALSFSQWQGERIQVQNPISKEMTSLRQSLVGSLVEVVERNARRGASNFRFFEIDRTFRQNQDDIDERWMIGGVLGGVVNDSAWIASEKEIDFLRAKGLVQNLLAQMSVDEITFEGDEPAHGYRGEEFAALKHGDQRIGALGRIDLNVLGMKDRARVPLYGFELDISALNRIKSPAKMFAGLARTQVIARDISIVVPIDLRYAEIEKSLENAFASAVESLEVEPRKEMESAVDLQPKLERVICIDTFVGESVGDGAMSLTIRMLFRDDTYSLTSGEAQQLMDYVVKQLHSEHGAVQR, encoded by the coding sequence ATGCAAATAAATACTGGTTGGTTGCGCGATTATCTGACTGAAGATTGCAAAGAGAGCGAACTGCTTGATGCATTCATGACGGTTGGTTTGGAAATCGAAGAAGAACATGACCTCTCGCATGCACTGGAACCAATTCGGATTGGTTTTATTCGGGAAAAACAGCCATTAGACGAAGCAGGCAATTACTTTGAATGTCAGGTTGAAATCGAAAAAGGCAAACTGATTACCATCGTGTGTGCTACCGCGCATCCCGTCGAAGTTGGCTGGGGAGTCCCTGTTGCGGTTGCCGGCACCAAGCTGCCTACTGGTGCTTTGATCTCAGAAGGGAAGTTCAAAGGCGTTCGCTCTGAAGGGATGATCTGCCTGGATGGTGAATTGGGAATGATTGCAAAATCAGATGGCTTACAGGTCTTTCAAGATGAAGCGACTCTCGGTGAGAGTCTGCCAGCCGTCTCACCGTTTCAGGAATCATTGGTCGAAGTGGCCGTCTTGCCGAATCGACCGGACTGTCTGGGAATGATTGGTATTGCCCGTGAAGTGGCAGCAGTGCTCGATATGAAACTGAAGTATCCCAGCGAGCGTGTCATTAGCCCTGCTGAGAATCAGACAGAGTCCGTCGCTGTCGAAATCGCAGATGAAACGCTTTGTTCCCGGTATACCTGTCAGGTGTTTGATAACGTTCAGATCCGCACTTCACCACACTGGATGCAGAGCCGTCTCCAGACGGCGGGTTTGCGTCCGATTAATAATGTCGTGGATATCACGAATTTTGTAATGCTCGAATGGGGACAGCCTTTACATGCGTTCGACTTTGATTCATTAAAGGGGAATCGGATTGAAGTCCGTCGAATTCGGAAAACAGAGAAACTGAAGCTGCTGGATGAAGCCGAAGTGGACGGCACGCATCAACCGCTGGTCATTGCTGATGCGGAGAAGCCCATTGCGCTAGCGGGGATTATGGGTGGCTGGGATTCCCAGACGACGACCGAATCGAAACGAATTTTGCTGGAAGCAGCCTGTTTTGATCCGGTTTGTATTCGAACGTCCTCCCGGAAGCTCCGCATCAGTACCGATTCTTCCTACCGGTTCGAACGGGGAACAGACCCGAATGGCATGTTGAGTGGGGCCTTCAACCGAGCCGCGCAGTTGTTGCAGGATTCGGAGCTTTCCAATGCAAAACCTGCTTCGAACGTAACCGACTGTTATCCCACTGAGCGAGAACAGACGAAATTCACTTTGGATTCCGGGCGACTTTCCAAGATATTGGGGGCGGAGATCAGCGATGATCAGATCAAGGAGTGTCTTTCCAAGCTGGAGATGACGCATGATAGTGATCTTACGATTTCTGTTCCAACCTGGCGTGTTGATGTCAATAACGAGGTCGTTTTAGCTGAAGATGTTGCTCGCATGTTGCGATATGACAGCATTGATATGAAGCCGATGATCGCGACAACAACCAAAGGCCGGATTTCTGAGACGGATAATCTCAGAACAAGTATTGCGACTTTTCTCAACAGCAATGGTTTTCTGGAATGTCGTACGCCTCCCCTTACAACGGAGAAACTCGCTTTATCATTCAGTCAATGGCAGGGCGAACGGATTCAGGTTCAGAATCCGATTTCCAAGGAGATGACTTCACTGCGACAAAGTCTGGTGGGAAGTCTGGTTGAAGTTGTGGAACGGAACGCACGTCGCGGTGCCAGCAATTTCCGTTTCTTCGAAATCGACCGCACATTTCGGCAGAACCAGGATGACATCGATGAACGTTGGATGATTGGTGGAGTATTGGGCGGAGTTGTGAATGATTCTGCCTGGATCGCTTCTGAAAAAGAAATCGATTTCCTACGAGCAAAAGGGCTTGTTCAAAACCTGCTTGCTCAGATGAGTGTGGATGAAATCACATTTGAGGGTGATGAGCCTGCTCACGGATACCGTGGTGAAGAATTCGCAGCGCTGAAGCACGGTGATCAGCGAATTGGTGCACTGGGACGAATCGACTTAAATGTCTTAGGCATGAAAGATCGTGCGCGCGTTCCACTTTATGGATTCGAATTAGATATATCCGCACTCAACCGAATTAAATCGCCAGCCAAAATGTTTGCCGGTTTAGCACGGACTCAGGTGATTGCCCGCGATATTTCGATCGTGGTTCCCATTGATTTACGATATGCTGAAATTGAAAAATCGCTTGAAAACGCGTTTGCATCTGCTGTAGAGAGTCTGGAAGTTGAGCCGCGAAAAGAAATGGAATCAGCCGTTGATTTGCAGCCGAAGCTTGAGAGGGTTATCTGTATTGATACCTTTGTCGGTGAAAGTGTAGGGGACGGCGCGATGAGCTTGACGATTCGCATGCTGTTCCGCGATGACACATATTCTCTAACATCCGGCGAGGCACAGCAACTGATGGACTATGTTGTTAAGCAACTCCATTCGGAGCATGGAGCCGTTCAACGATAA
- the pheS gene encoding phenylalanine--tRNA ligase subunit alpha, with amino-acid sequence MSDNNDALVEEAMAGIAGAQSLAELDEVRVQYLGKKGKLKSLQAQLKSLSPEEKREFGKVLNGIKQSIQTALAEKKSQLEESENSGPDIEAIDVTLPGVRALPGHRHPLATTMEEVKSILIGLGFRYDDYPEVETEFYNFDALNTPDWHPARDMHDSFYTTKGNVLRTHTSAFQTRAMKEFGPPPLRAMTSGRCYRRDEIDASHFPIFHQLDVIAIDENISFADLKWVLYQLASALFGEDVQLRFRPSYFPFTTPSAEVDVMFNGKWLEILGAGMIRPEVLQAGGVDSEKWQGFAFGLGLDRMAMIRHGISDIRLMYENEEAFLRQF; translated from the coding sequence ATGTCGGACAACAATGACGCGCTGGTTGAAGAAGCAATGGCAGGCATTGCGGGAGCACAATCTCTTGCAGAATTGGATGAAGTGCGCGTCCAATATCTGGGTAAGAAGGGGAAACTGAAATCCCTGCAAGCACAGTTGAAGTCGTTGTCGCCTGAGGAAAAACGCGAGTTTGGAAAAGTTCTCAACGGCATTAAACAGAGTATTCAGACCGCATTGGCTGAGAAAAAATCACAACTGGAAGAGAGTGAAAACTCAGGGCCTGACATTGAAGCCATTGATGTAACACTTCCCGGCGTACGTGCCTTGCCAGGGCATCGTCATCCACTGGCAACGACGATGGAAGAGGTAAAGTCCATTCTGATCGGCTTGGGTTTTCGTTACGATGATTATCCTGAAGTCGAAACGGAATTTTATAATTTCGACGCGTTGAACACACCCGACTGGCACCCGGCGCGTGATATGCACGATTCGTTTTATACTACAAAAGGGAACGTGTTACGGACGCATACGTCAGCGTTTCAAACACGGGCGATGAAGGAATTCGGTCCGCCTCCCTTGCGGGCGATGACATCCGGACGTTGTTATCGGCGTGATGAAATTGACGCCTCTCATTTTCCTATTTTCCATCAACTCGATGTGATCGCCATCGATGAGAATATCAGTTTTGCAGATTTGAAATGGGTGTTGTATCAATTAGCCAGCGCTTTGTTCGGCGAAGATGTCCAACTCCGTTTCCGTCCCAGTTACTTCCCGTTCACAACACCCAGTGCGGAAGTGGACGTGATGTTTAACGGTAAATGGCTCGAAATTTTGGGAGCGGGCATGATTCGACCCGAAGTGCTGCAAGCCGGCGGTGTGGACTCTGAAAAGTGGCAGGGTTTTGCCTTTGGATTAGGACTGGATCGCATGGCGATGATTCGACACGGAATTAGTGATATCCGGTTGATGTATGAAAATGAAGAAGCGTTTTTGCGTCAGTTTTAA
- a CDS encoding DUF1553 domain-containing protein, whose protein sequence is MLRSYLYFSFLIVFVSALNLFNAQTVSAQAPTQKAVAQNQQAGIEFFEKKIRPVLVEHCYECHSGEPDVESASFVVDTREGMLQGGDSGKAVVPGNLKQSLILQAIEHDPDFYAMPPDEKLPVQVINDFKKWIQMGAPDPRKGKATTRPKTKKQLAIDFDKEREFWSFRPLKNPKVPDVKDKTWSANPIDRFILAKLEQSKLKPVSDADKRTLIRRVYFDLTGLPPSPEEIQEFLNDKSPQAYEHLIDRLLNTPQFGETWGRHWLDLARYADSNGLDINLTFYNAWRYRDYVIKAFNEDKPYDQFIREQIAGDLLPYENDAELSRNIIATGFLAMGAKMLSERDKEKLRMDVVDEQIDVTGRAFMGMTLGCARCHDHKFDPIPMTDYYALAGIFRSTETVKGNRLNNQFVSGWMTRPLPIKPEHAAALEKYQSQLKSLEKKLKASSKELKSLQNKKDQQEHLKSLPGIVVDDVHAVKTGEWKESIYSKNYLGTGYIHDLNQSKGEKSVRFVPDLPAAGKYEVRFAFAGSNGRANRVPVTIHSHQGAKTVYVNQSKPAPIDSMFVSLGRFEFEAGKNSSVVISNKGTSGYVIVDAVQFLPQFELPKQEAALAGAIEARKPEDTTRQKKIKSLQVAVKKLKSQIAELKEQAPPPAPVALAVGEQPEPGDYRIARRGNIHQLGDKVDRGFLTIASVVKSRPVSPRQSGRLELANWLSRPENPLASRVIVNRVWKHLFGNGLVRSVDNFGHLGEQPTHPELLDYLAIRFVKEGWSIKTLISQIMLSKTYRLSSEFSAAQYEQDPGNHTLWRMNRRRLSAESIRDAVLSISGKIDLKQGGSSVDHYPEQAVNPNKNQKVKENPHQYRRSVYLPIVRGNVPAALAVFDFPAPEMLVGNRPVTTVPAQALFMMNSPFVVEQAQATAQRLLEDAKQNDQERISQLYLTCLGREAEAAEQTEALQYIESLANSNSDPSAARLQAWASYCQILFASTEFRFLN, encoded by the coding sequence GTGTTGCGGTCTTACCTCTATTTTTCATTCCTGATTGTATTCGTCTCTGCTTTGAATCTCTTCAACGCGCAGACGGTGAGCGCACAAGCTCCGACTCAAAAAGCAGTTGCTCAGAATCAGCAAGCGGGCATAGAATTCTTTGAGAAGAAAATTCGTCCCGTTTTGGTAGAACATTGTTATGAATGCCATTCCGGAGAACCCGATGTCGAAAGTGCGTCCTTTGTGGTCGACACACGAGAAGGAATGTTGCAGGGGGGCGACTCCGGCAAAGCAGTCGTACCCGGAAATCTCAAGCAGAGTTTAATTCTGCAGGCAATCGAGCATGATCCTGATTTTTATGCGATGCCGCCGGATGAGAAGCTGCCGGTACAAGTCATTAACGATTTTAAAAAGTGGATTCAAATGGGTGCGCCCGATCCACGTAAGGGAAAAGCAACAACCCGTCCCAAAACGAAAAAGCAACTGGCGATCGACTTTGATAAAGAACGCGAGTTCTGGTCGTTTCGACCTCTAAAAAATCCCAAGGTTCCGGACGTCAAAGATAAAACATGGTCTGCGAATCCCATTGACCGCTTTATTCTTGCGAAGCTGGAACAGTCTAAGCTGAAACCCGTGTCAGATGCCGACAAACGCACATTGATTCGTCGCGTCTATTTTGATTTGACTGGTCTCCCTCCGTCACCGGAAGAAATTCAAGAATTTCTGAATGACAAATCGCCACAGGCTTATGAACATCTGATTGACCGATTGCTGAATACGCCACAGTTTGGTGAGACCTGGGGACGGCACTGGCTCGATCTTGCCCGCTATGCCGATTCGAATGGCCTCGATATTAACCTGACGTTTTATAATGCGTGGCGGTATCGCGATTATGTTATCAAGGCGTTCAATGAAGACAAACCATACGATCAATTTATCCGAGAGCAGATTGCCGGTGATCTCCTGCCTTATGAGAATGATGCCGAGTTGTCTCGCAATATCATCGCCACCGGATTTCTGGCGATGGGAGCCAAAATGCTCAGTGAGCGGGATAAAGAGAAATTACGTATGGATGTCGTTGATGAGCAGATCGACGTGACCGGCCGTGCTTTTATGGGCATGACACTGGGATGTGCCCGCTGTCACGACCATAAGTTCGATCCGATTCCCATGACCGACTATTACGCGTTGGCAGGCATCTTCCGCAGTACGGAAACGGTGAAGGGGAATCGACTGAATAACCAGTTTGTTTCCGGATGGATGACACGTCCTTTGCCAATTAAACCGGAGCATGCGGCGGCACTGGAAAAGTATCAATCGCAGTTGAAGTCATTGGAAAAGAAACTGAAAGCGAGTTCGAAAGAACTCAAATCGCTTCAGAACAAAAAAGATCAGCAGGAGCACTTAAAGTCACTGCCTGGGATTGTCGTTGATGACGTGCACGCGGTGAAAACAGGTGAATGGAAAGAATCGATTTACTCTAAAAATTATTTAGGGACCGGTTACATACATGATCTTAATCAGAGTAAAGGGGAGAAATCAGTTCGTTTTGTCCCCGATCTGCCCGCAGCCGGAAAGTATGAAGTTCGTTTTGCCTTTGCAGGCAGTAACGGGCGTGCCAATCGTGTGCCGGTGACGATTCATTCGCATCAAGGTGCGAAGACGGTTTATGTCAATCAATCAAAACCAGCTCCCATTGATAGTATGTTCGTCTCACTGGGCCGCTTTGAATTTGAAGCCGGTAAAAACAGTTCAGTTGTCATCTCGAATAAAGGTACTTCAGGTTATGTGATTGTGGATGCGGTTCAGTTTCTTCCGCAATTTGAATTGCCAAAACAAGAGGCTGCTCTGGCCGGAGCAATCGAAGCACGGAAGCCTGAGGATACCACCAGGCAGAAGAAGATCAAAAGTCTGCAAGTTGCCGTGAAAAAATTAAAGTCGCAGATCGCCGAGTTGAAAGAGCAGGCACCACCTCCGGCACCGGTGGCGCTTGCTGTAGGTGAGCAGCCTGAACCAGGAGATTATCGTATCGCGCGGCGGGGAAATATTCATCAACTGGGTGACAAAGTCGATCGCGGGTTTTTGACGATTGCTTCTGTTGTGAAATCGCGTCCCGTGAGTCCGCGTCAGAGTGGACGTCTCGAATTGGCCAACTGGTTGAGCCGTCCCGAGAATCCACTGGCGAGCCGCGTGATTGTGAATCGGGTCTGGAAACACTTGTTTGGAAATGGCCTGGTACGTAGTGTCGATAACTTTGGTCACCTGGGAGAGCAGCCCACGCATCCTGAACTGTTAGACTATCTGGCGATTCGCTTTGTTAAAGAAGGTTGGTCGATCAAAACTCTCATTAGTCAGATTATGTTGAGTAAGACATACCGTCTGAGTTCGGAATTCAGTGCGGCTCAATATGAGCAAGATCCGGGAAATCATACCCTCTGGCGGATGAATCGCAGGCGGTTGTCAGCGGAAAGTATTCGGGATGCTGTGTTATCGATTTCCGGAAAAATTGATTTGAAGCAGGGCGGTTCTTCAGTCGACCATTACCCCGAGCAGGCGGTAAATCCCAACAAGAATCAAAAAGTGAAAGAGAATCCTCATCAGTATCGTCGCAGTGTCTATTTACCCATTGTGCGGGGAAATGTACCAGCGGCTCTCGCGGTCTTTGATTTTCCTGCACCAGAAATGCTGGTTGGAAATCGACCGGTGACAACGGTTCCCGCCCAGGCGCTGTTTATGATGAATAGCCCGTTTGTGGTTGAGCAGGCGCAGGCCACTGCACAGCGCTTATTAGAAGATGCAAAACAAAATGATCAGGAAAGAATATCTCAGTTATATTTGACTTGTCTGGGACGCGAAGCAGAAGCAGCAGAGCAGACTGAAGCGCTCCAGTATATTGAATCTCTGGCGAATTCGAATTCCGATCCATCGGCGGCTCGATTACAAGCCTGGGCCTCTTATTGTCAGATTCTTTTCGCCTCCACTGAATTTCGTTTTCTCAATTAA
- a CDS encoding saccharopine dehydrogenase family protein, with product MSQTILLIGAGKIGRMIASLLNDSGDYQLRIADRVPAALERIQKRIPSAETHALNADSHADLVHMMQGCTAVISALSFRENPGVARAALEAGINYFDLTEDRQTTVAVKEIANDAVPGQVFVPQCGLAPGFVTIVSKHVMEWFDEIDTIRMRVGALPQHPTNALSYNLTWSTDGLINEYCNPCEEIHAHEIKNRLPLEGLEQFTLDGNVYEAFNTSGGLGTLCETMHGQVRELNYKTIRYPGHHMLMKFLLQDLRLADRRELLKDVMEHAIPITFQDVVIVFCTVTGKRNGQFVEKSDLRKLYAQEVKGEQWSAIQLTTGAGICAVVDLVQQDQINGTGFLKQEDVPFDLFINNRFGRYYQTDSLLSEKSNFIK from the coding sequence ATGTCTCAAACCATCTTACTCATCGGCGCGGGAAAAATCGGACGCATGATTGCATCCTTGCTTAACGATTCCGGTGATTATCAACTGCGAATCGCGGACCGCGTTCCCGCGGCGTTAGAACGAATACAGAAACGCATTCCTTCCGCTGAAACCCATGCCCTGAATGCCGACTCGCATGCGGACCTGGTGCACATGATGCAAGGCTGCACCGCAGTCATTTCGGCGTTAAGTTTTCGAGAAAATCCGGGCGTCGCCCGCGCTGCGTTAGAAGCAGGCATTAACTATTTTGATCTCACCGAAGACCGGCAGACAACGGTCGCCGTCAAAGAGATCGCCAACGATGCCGTCCCCGGTCAGGTGTTTGTTCCTCAATGTGGTCTGGCTCCCGGCTTTGTGACGATTGTTTCAAAACATGTGATGGAATGGTTTGATGAGATCGATACCATTCGCATGCGCGTCGGCGCGTTGCCACAACATCCGACCAATGCGCTTTCCTATAATCTCACCTGGTCTACCGACGGCCTGATTAATGAATATTGTAATCCGTGCGAAGAGATCCACGCGCACGAAATCAAGAATCGGCTCCCGCTAGAAGGACTGGAACAGTTTACCCTCGATGGCAATGTCTATGAGGCATTTAATACTTCCGGAGGCCTGGGAACGTTATGCGAAACCATGCATGGACAGGTTCGCGAATTGAATTACAAAACCATTCGTTACCCCGGCCATCACATGTTAATGAAGTTCCTGCTACAGGATCTCAGGCTCGCAGACCGGCGTGAATTACTGAAAGATGTGATGGAACACGCGATTCCCATCACATTCCAGGATGTCGTGATCGTATTCTGCACCGTCACGGGAAAACGAAACGGACAATTTGTCGAAAAAAGCGACTTGCGCAAACTCTATGCGCAGGAAGTCAAAGGAGAACAGTGGAGTGCAATTCAATTGACCACAGGAGCCGGCATCTGCGCGGTCGTCGATCTGGTTCAGCAGGATCAGATAAACGGAACCGGGTTTCTCAAACAGGAAGATGTGCCGTTCGATCTGTTTATCAATAACCGATTTGGTCGTTACTATCAGACAGACAGTCTTCTCTCTGAAAAATCGAATTTTATCAAGTGA
- a CDS encoding Gfo/Idh/MocA family protein, whose protein sequence is MDRRKFLQNSAAGITATIALDEVAKASASERIRVGMIGAAGRASALNKYFAANQNAEIVSIAEIDSARLGNTVETVTKLQGKQPQVFQDFRHLIDDNSIDAIVVGTPDHWHAIPTILACQAGKDVYVEKPDGHNIVEGQRMVAALKKHKRIVQMGSQHRSTERLKSALEYIRSGALGCCLVAKAWESTRQGNIGNPPDSTPPKTVDYDMWLGSAPKRPFNRNRFHGRWRWFHDYGTGDLGNDGVHRLDMAFAALNAACEAQGDEAVSLPTKISATGGKWYFDDMQEWPDTLQVTYEYTSKTPKILTYEMRIWAPYHYHGESEGAVIYGDKAHMTIGNSRWRVYGNRGKLIKEVKGGSDAAAHVANFLDCIKTRNKPVCDLESVGHPASVLCHAGNIAARVGRTLVLDPKTETFVNDNEANQLRGRKEWRKPWELPEV, encoded by the coding sequence ATGGATCGCAGAAAGTTTCTACAAAATTCCGCCGCGGGAATCACTGCCACAATCGCTCTGGATGAAGTCGCGAAGGCCTCCGCCAGCGAACGTATTCGCGTTGGTATGATCGGGGCTGCGGGCCGTGCGTCTGCGCTCAATAAATACTTTGCCGCGAATCAGAACGCGGAAATTGTCTCAATCGCCGAGATTGATTCAGCCCGTCTGGGAAATACCGTCGAAACGGTCACCAAGTTACAGGGCAAACAACCCCAGGTCTTTCAGGACTTTCGTCACCTGATCGACGACAACAGCATTGATGCCATCGTGGTGGGAACCCCCGACCATTGGCACGCCATTCCGACCATCCTCGCCTGTCAGGCCGGGAAAGACGTCTATGTCGAAAAACCGGACGGCCACAATATTGTGGAAGGCCAACGCATGGTGGCTGCGCTGAAAAAGCACAAACGCATTGTGCAGATGGGCTCCCAGCATCGTTCCACAGAACGCTTAAAATCCGCCCTCGAATATATCCGCAGCGGTGCACTCGGATGTTGCCTCGTCGCGAAAGCCTGGGAAAGCACGCGTCAGGGAAATATCGGAAACCCACCCGACAGCACTCCCCCCAAAACTGTTGACTACGACATGTGGCTCGGTTCCGCCCCCAAACGGCCGTTCAACCGAAATCGATTTCATGGCCGCTGGCGCTGGTTCCACGATTACGGCACCGGAGACTTGGGCAATGATGGCGTGCATCGACTCGACATGGCGTTCGCCGCCCTCAATGCCGCCTGTGAAGCACAGGGAGACGAAGCGGTCTCACTCCCCACAAAAATTTCAGCGACCGGCGGAAAATGGTATTTCGACGATATGCAGGAATGGCCCGACACCTTGCAGGTCACCTATGAATACACGAGCAAGACACCGAAAATCCTGACCTATGAAATGCGGATCTGGGCTCCCTATCATTACCACGGCGAATCCGAAGGTGCTGTGATCTACGGCGACAAAGCCCACATGACCATCGGCAACAGCCGTTGGCGCGTCTACGGAAACCGCGGTAAGTTAATCAAGGAAGTCAAAGGGGGCAGCGACGCCGCAGCTCACGTAGCAAACTTCCTGGACTGCATCAAAACCCGAAACAAACCGGTCTGTGACCTGGAAAGCGTGGGACACCCCGCTTCCGTCCTCTGCCACGCCGGCAACATCGCCGCCCGCGTTGGTCGAACGCTTGTTCTCGACCCTAAAACAGAAACATTCGTGAATGACAACGAAGCCAACCAACTCCGCGGCCGCAAAGAATGGCGCAAGCCCTGGGAATTGCCTGAAGTCTGA
- a CDS encoding DUF1501 domain-containing protein gives MEPFQPSRRQMLKSSACGFGYLALAGLSSEAAMKSRSPLLEKKPHFEPRAKRVIFLFMHGGPSHVDTFDYKPRLNKEDGKRLPFKAAKNIEKSSQENLRLMKSPWKFKQRGESGLWISELFENVAGHADDLCVINSMHTNGQSHGQAVMKLHTGSDSLVRPSVGSWMVYGLGTENNNLPGFISICPSRGHGGVRNYGSAFLPAAYQGTAIGDADTAAKEARIRFLTNHSASEEQQRKQLGLLRAINRRHLEKVQVDNEIEGVINSYELAFKMQSNVPTLMDLSSETKETHELYGIHEKSTENFGRQCLMARRFAEAGVRYIEVALGNNKWDQHSGLKAGHERNSQMVDKPIAGLLTDLKQRGLLEDTLVVWGGEFGRTPIAQGKNGRDHNPQGYSMWLAGAGVKRGHVHGATDEYGYYAARDKVHIHDLHATLLHLMGMDHKKLTYRYAGRDFRLTDVYGEVVTDIISS, from the coding sequence ATGGAACCGTTCCAACCTTCCCGTCGGCAAATGTTGAAGTCATCCGCTTGTGGCTTTGGTTATCTCGCGCTGGCGGGTCTCAGTTCTGAAGCGGCGATGAAATCACGGTCTCCTTTGCTGGAGAAGAAACCTCACTTTGAGCCACGCGCCAAACGTGTGATCTTTCTGTTTATGCATGGCGGTCCCAGCCATGTGGATACATTCGATTACAAACCTCGTTTGAACAAAGAAGATGGCAAACGACTGCCGTTCAAAGCGGCCAAGAACATCGAGAAATCATCACAGGAAAATTTACGATTGATGAAGTCTCCCTGGAAATTCAAACAGCGCGGGGAAAGTGGACTTTGGATATCTGAACTGTTTGAAAATGTCGCCGGTCATGCCGATGATTTGTGTGTGATCAATTCCATGCATACCAATGGCCAATCGCACGGGCAGGCAGTGATGAAACTGCATACTGGTTCGGACAGTCTCGTGCGTCCTTCGGTTGGTTCCTGGATGGTGTATGGTCTGGGGACGGAAAATAATAATTTGCCCGGCTTCATTTCGATTTGCCCTTCGCGGGGGCATGGTGGGGTTCGGAATTATGGGAGTGCGTTTTTGCCAGCCGCCTATCAGGGAACGGCAATTGGTGATGCTGATACGGCTGCGAAAGAGGCGCGGATTCGCTTTCTCACCAATCACTCTGCTTCAGAAGAACAACAACGAAAACAGCTTGGTTTATTGCGAGCGATCAACAGGAGACACCTGGAAAAAGTGCAAGTTGACAATGAGATCGAAGGGGTGATCAATTCCTATGAGTTGGCTTTCAAGATGCAATCAAATGTTCCGACTTTGATGGATTTATCTTCTGAAACAAAAGAGACTCACGAGTTGTATGGCATCCATGAGAAGTCCACAGAAAACTTTGGTCGTCAATGTCTGATGGCTCGCCGCTTTGCAGAAGCGGGTGTGCGCTATATTGAAGTGGCGTTGGGGAACAACAAATGGGATCAACACAGCGGATTGAAAGCGGGCCACGAACGCAATTCTCAGATGGTGGATAAACCGATTGCCGGTCTGTTAACCGATTTGAAACAGCGGGGTCTATTGGAAGACACGCTTGTGGTGTGGGGTGGCGAATTCGGACGCACGCCAATCGCACAAGGGAAAAATGGTCGCGATCATAACCCACAAGGCTATAGCATGTGGTTAGCGGGAGCGGGGGTGAAACGTGGCCACGTGCATGGCGCCACCGATGAATACGGTTACTATGCCGCACGCGATAAAGTACATATTCATGATTTGCATGCCACGCTACTGCATCTGATGGGTATGGATCATAAGAAACTGACCTATCGCTATGCGGGTCGCGATTTCCGTCTGACTGATGTCTATGGTGAAGTGGTGACTGATATTATCTCCAGTTGA